Part of the Nostoc sp. PCC 7524 genome is shown below.
GAGGGGGGACAATCTATCAAAATAAAATCATAGTTGTCTAAGATGGGAGCGATCGCATTTTTTAGGCGCATTTCCCGCATCAAGGCGGCAACCAGTTCTAGTTCAGCAGCACTTAGGTTGATGTTGGCTGGCACTAAACCCATGCCGTGAATAGGTTCAGGGTGAATTGGTAATGGTTCTTCCCCTACCACTGCTTCGTAGACAGTTTTAGTGATATTTTCCGGTTCTAGCCCCATAAATGTTGTGAGTGAGGCTTGGGGGTCAAGGTCTATCAAAAGGACACGATTTTTCTTTTTTTGAGCGAGTTGGTAGCCCAAGTTCATCGTTAAACTTGTCTTTCCTACTCCCCCTGATTGGTTAAATAGCGCAATAATACGAGTTTTGCTCACGAGTGATAAA
Proteins encoded:
- a CDS encoding ParA family protein produces the protein MSKTRIIALFNQSGGVGKTSLTMNLGYQLAQKKKNRVLLIDLDPQASLTTFMGLEPENITKTVYEAVVGEEPLPIHPEPIHGMGLVPANINLSAAELELVAALMREMRLKNAIAPILDNYDFILIDCPPSLGILSVISLVAATHVLVPIQCQFKSFQGTDLLLRTVASLRKGANKTLSIAGFIPTMYDARTAQESRTMKAITEQLSPVATVFEPIPKSIAFADASEARLPLALYNPKHPAVAVLKKIALNLEKLQ